The following are from one region of the Nocardia terpenica genome:
- the glpX gene encoding class II fructose-bisphosphatase — protein sequence MTASTPVPSRREAPDRNLALELVRVTEAGAMAAGRWVGRGEKERGDGAAVDAMRQLVATVSMRGVVVIGEGEKDEAPMLYNGEEVGDGTGPEVDFAVDPIDGTTLMAKGSPGAIAVLAVAERGAMFDPSAVFYMEKIAVGPEAADVIDLGAPIAENLRRVAKAKNSSVSDLTVCILDRPRHQRHIQEVRAAGARIRLISDGDVAGAIACARPDSGTDMLIGIGGTPEGIIAAAAMRCMGGALQGRLAPKDDEERQKAIDAGHDLDRILSTEDLVAGENIFFCATGVTDGELLKGARYFSGGAHTQSIVMRSKSGTVRMIDAYHRLTKLREYSSVDFVGDEHAVPPMP from the coding sequence ATGACGGCATCCACGCCCGTACCCAGCCGCCGTGAGGCCCCGGACCGCAACCTCGCGCTGGAGTTGGTCCGGGTCACCGAGGCCGGCGCGATGGCCGCGGGCCGGTGGGTGGGGCGCGGTGAGAAGGAGCGCGGTGACGGCGCCGCCGTCGACGCGATGCGACAGCTCGTGGCCACCGTCTCGATGCGTGGCGTGGTCGTGATCGGCGAGGGCGAGAAGGACGAGGCGCCCATGCTGTACAACGGCGAGGAGGTGGGCGACGGCACCGGTCCCGAGGTCGATTTCGCCGTGGACCCGATCGACGGCACCACCCTGATGGCGAAGGGCTCGCCGGGCGCCATCGCGGTGCTCGCGGTCGCCGAGCGCGGCGCGATGTTCGACCCGTCGGCGGTGTTCTACATGGAGAAGATCGCCGTCGGTCCCGAGGCCGCCGACGTGATCGACCTGGGCGCGCCCATCGCGGAGAACCTGCGCCGGGTGGCCAAGGCCAAGAACTCCTCGGTCTCCGACCTGACCGTCTGCATCCTGGATCGCCCGCGCCACCAACGCCACATCCAGGAGGTGCGCGCCGCCGGCGCCCGCATCCGCCTGATCTCCGACGGTGACGTCGCGGGCGCCATCGCCTGCGCCCGCCCCGACTCCGGCACCGACATGCTGATCGGCATCGGCGGCACCCCCGAGGGCATCATCGCCGCCGCGGCCATGCGCTGCATGGGCGGCGCCCTCCAGGGCAGGCTCGCCCCCAAGGACGACGAGGAGCGCCAGAAGGCCATCGACGCCGGCCACGACCTGGACCGCATCCTGTCCACCGAGGACCTGGTGGCCGGGGAGAACATCTTCTTCTGCGCCACCGGCGTCACCGACGGCGAACTACTCAAGGGCGCACGCTATTTCAGCGGCGGTGCGCACACACAGTCCATCGTCATGCGCTCCAAGTCGGGAACGGTCCGCATGATCGACGCCTACCACCGCCTGACCAAGCTCCGGGAGTACTCGTCGGTGGATTTCGTGGGAGATGAGCACGCGGTACCTCCTATGCCTTGA
- the xseA gene encoding exodeoxyribonuclease VII large subunit has protein sequence MTEPAPNSAEHPWPVRSIAIKVAQWIDRLGSVWVEGQITQISLRPGARTAFLVLRDPAADMSLSVTCDPQLLRGSPVPLQEGSRVVVYGKLSYFTGRGTISLRVTEIRPVGIGELLARIERLKALLAAEGLFDPRLKRPIPFLPKTVGLITGRASAAEHDVLTVARQRWPAVRFEVRNTAVQGPTAVPQILAALAELDRRPDVDVIVLARGGGSVEDLLPFSDETLCRAIVAATTPIVSAIGHEPDNPLSDYVADLRAATPTDAAKRIVPDAAAELGLIHELRGRSAAALRGWVQRESRALEQLRSRPVLADPLRGLEQRHEEVERLRTAARRAVEHTLTAETTATRHLRDKLTAVGPAATLARGYAVVQRVSGKERHVIRAVADAPPGSQLRIRVADGAVTAATLGTQILTDPDSPRGGHR, from the coding sequence GTGACCGAACCCGCTCCCAATTCCGCCGAGCACCCGTGGCCGGTGCGCAGCATCGCGATCAAGGTCGCGCAGTGGATCGACCGGCTCGGCAGTGTCTGGGTGGAGGGGCAGATCACGCAGATCAGCCTGCGGCCGGGCGCGCGCACCGCGTTTCTGGTGCTGCGCGACCCGGCCGCCGACATGTCGCTGTCGGTGACGTGCGACCCGCAGCTGCTGCGCGGTTCGCCGGTGCCGCTGCAGGAGGGCAGCCGGGTCGTGGTGTACGGCAAGCTGTCCTACTTCACCGGCCGCGGCACCATCTCGTTGCGCGTCACCGAGATTCGCCCGGTCGGCATCGGCGAGCTGCTGGCCCGCATCGAGCGGTTGAAGGCGCTGCTGGCCGCCGAGGGCCTGTTCGATCCGCGGCTCAAGCGCCCGATTCCGTTCCTGCCCAAGACCGTCGGCCTGATCACCGGCCGCGCCAGCGCCGCCGAACACGACGTGCTGACCGTGGCCCGGCAGCGCTGGCCCGCGGTGCGGTTCGAGGTCCGCAACACCGCCGTGCAGGGCCCGACCGCGGTGCCGCAGATCCTGGCGGCGCTGGCCGAGCTGGATCGGCGCCCGGACGTGGATGTGATCGTGCTGGCCCGCGGCGGCGGCAGCGTCGAGGATCTGCTGCCGTTCTCCGACGAGACGCTGTGCCGCGCGATCGTCGCCGCGACCACCCCGATCGTGAGCGCCATCGGCCACGAGCCGGACAATCCGCTATCGGACTACGTCGCCGACCTGCGCGCCGCCACCCCCACCGACGCGGCCAAGCGCATCGTCCCGGACGCGGCCGCCGAACTGGGCCTGATCCACGAGCTGCGGGGGCGGTCGGCGGCGGCGCTGCGCGGGTGGGTGCAGCGCGAATCCCGCGCGCTCGAGCAGCTGCGGTCGCGGCCGGTGCTGGCCGATCCGCTGCGCGGGCTCGAGCAGCGGCACGAGGAGGTCGAGCGGTTACGCACCGCGGCCCGGCGGGCCGTCGAGCACACCCTCACCGCCGAGACCACCGCCACCCGGCACCTGCGCGACAAGCTCACCGCCGTCGGCCCGGCCGCCACCCTCGCCCGCGGTTACGCCGTGGTGCAACGGGTTTCGGGGAAGGAACGGCACGTGATCCGCGCCGTCGCCGACGCCCCGCCAGGCAGCCAGCTGCGCATCCGGGTCGCCGACGGCGCCGTCACCGCCGCCACGCTCGGCACGCAGATTCTCACCGATCCGGACTCGCCCCGAGGAGGCCACCGATGA
- a CDS encoding FAD-dependent monooxygenase, protein MRDQTVLISGASVAGPALAYWLRRYGYAVTVVERASALRAGGQAIDFKGRTQRTVVERMGMWEEIGERQTGRTDMVFVDADGNRRAELSGEFLGGDVEILRGDLAEIFHGHTAADCEYLFGDSITALTDTGHGVHVEFEHAPARTFDLVFGCDGIHSAVRRLAFGPERDYVDHLGYYYCVAGAPGWGHDPARRTRNTALAWHAPGRLAIEGGSKASQMYMFASPELDLDRHDIAAQRRLVAEKFVPLGGRFADMVAELDALPDFYLDSLSRVRMKGRCTTGRVALVGDAGYGNTLGGLGTGLAVVGAYVLAGELAAADGEHTVAFARYDEIMRRYAKLADNASAGRFLAPRTGWGVRLRNWFVESRAFGLMLKMTDDATNDIDLRDYPSELGYPASDRGSRELLEG, encoded by the coding sequence ATGCGTGACCAGACCGTTCTCATCTCCGGCGCGAGCGTCGCCGGTCCCGCGCTGGCCTACTGGCTGCGCCGCTACGGCTACGCCGTCACCGTCGTGGAGCGCGCGTCCGCCCTGCGCGCGGGCGGCCAGGCCATCGACTTCAAGGGCCGCACCCAGCGCACCGTCGTCGAGCGGATGGGGATGTGGGAGGAGATCGGGGAGCGGCAGACCGGTCGCACCGACATGGTCTTCGTCGACGCCGACGGCAACCGCCGCGCGGAACTGTCCGGCGAATTCCTCGGCGGCGATGTCGAGATCCTGCGCGGCGACCTGGCCGAGATCTTCCACGGGCACACCGCCGCCGACTGCGAATACCTCTTCGGCGATTCGATCACCGCGCTGACCGACACAGGGCACGGCGTCCACGTCGAATTCGAGCACGCCCCCGCGCGCACCTTCGACCTCGTCTTCGGCTGCGACGGCATCCATTCCGCGGTGCGGCGACTGGCGTTCGGCCCGGAGCGTGACTACGTCGATCACCTCGGCTACTACTACTGCGTGGCGGGCGCGCCGGGCTGGGGGCACGATCCGGCGCGGCGAACCCGCAATACCGCGCTCGCCTGGCACGCGCCGGGGCGGCTCGCCATCGAGGGCGGGTCGAAGGCGTCGCAGATGTATATGTTCGCCTCGCCCGAGCTCGATCTCGACCGGCACGATATCGCCGCGCAGCGCCGCCTGGTCGCCGAGAAATTCGTGCCGCTCGGCGGCCGTTTCGCCGATATGGTGGCCGAACTCGACGCGCTGCCGGACTTCTATCTCGACTCGCTGAGCCGGGTCCGGATGAAGGGCCGCTGCACCACCGGGCGCGTCGCCCTGGTCGGCGATGCGGGATACGGCAATACGCTGGGCGGGCTCGGCACCGGGCTGGCCGTCGTCGGCGCGTATGTGCTGGCCGGTGAACTGGCCGCCGCCGATGGCGAGCACACCGTCGCCTTCGCCCGCTACGACGAGATCATGCGCCGCTACGCCAAGCTCGCCGACAATGCCAGCGCCGGTCGATTCCTGGCGCCGCGGACCGGCTGGGGGGTGCGGCTGCGCAACTGGTTCGTCGAGTCGCGGGCGTTCGGGCTGATGCTGAAGATGACCGACGACGCGACCAACGATATCGACCTGCGCGACTATCCGAGTGAGCTCGGATATCCGGCCTCCGACCGGGGTTCTCGAGAACTACTCGAGGGTTGA
- a CDS encoding TetR/AcrR family transcriptional regulator, whose protein sequence is MSAPTTLELLWGGSPRPKRGPKPSLSLERIVTEAIALADADGLASLSMQRLAERLGCAKMALYRYIPGKAELTALMLDAALGPAPAPPDQGDRPERGGMPGAVGTPSAKGTPGAEGTPGAGSMSGAGSVLGQGDAAGVGTVVGQGGAGNGAEAYWRVALRAWAVAVFEQMCAHPWALEVAVGVRPLGPCEVGWFEAGLEPLGDSGLSGAERLDALALLSGHARSLAQQARSAGGEELEDGMTRQLGETLAAHADRYPATIAAFAESDAPGDRNNALHFGIDRILDGLGVLISRHRGDSVPQKPDA, encoded by the coding sequence ATGTCGGCACCCACCACCCTGGAACTGCTGTGGGGCGGATCGCCGCGCCCGAAGCGCGGCCCCAAGCCCTCGCTGTCGCTGGAGCGCATAGTCACCGAGGCCATCGCCCTGGCCGACGCCGACGGCCTGGCCAGCCTGTCCATGCAGCGCCTGGCCGAACGCCTCGGCTGCGCCAAAATGGCCCTCTACCGCTACATCCCAGGCAAGGCAGAACTGACGGCACTAATGCTGGACGCAGCATTGGGCCCTGCCCCGGCTCCGCCGGACCAGGGAGACAGGCCGGAGCGCGGAGGCATGCCGGGGGCAGTAGGCACGCCAAGCGCGAAAGGCACGCCGGGGGCGGAAGGCACGCCAGGGGCAGGAAGTATGTCAGGGGCGGGAAGCGTGCTGGGGCAAGGGGATGCGGCGGGGGTGGGAACGGTGGTGGGGCAGGGGGGTGCCGGGAACGGTGCGGAGGCGTATTGGCGGGTTGCGTTACGGGCTTGGGCGGTGGCGGTTTTCGAGCAGATGTGTGCGCATCCTTGGGCGCTGGAGGTGGCGGTGGGGGTGCGGCCGTTGGGGCCCTGTGAGGTTGGGTGGTTCGAGGCCGGGCTCGAGCCGTTGGGGGATAGTGGGCTCAGTGGGGCTGAGCGATTGGATGCGCTCGCATTGCTTTCCGGGCATGCGCGGAGTCTGGCGCAGCAGGCGCGGAGCGCGGGTGGGGAGGAATTGGAGGATGGTATGACTCGGCAGCTCGGGGAAACCCTGGCGGCACATGCGGATCGCTATCCCGCGACCATCGCCGCTTTTGCCGAATCCGATGCGCCGGGCGACCGGAACAATGCCCTGCACTTCGGGATCGATCGTATTCTCGACGGCCTCGGGGTCCTCATCTCCCGCCACAGGGGTGACAGTGTTCCTCAAAAGCCCGACGCGTAA
- a CDS encoding 4-hydroxy-3-methylbut-2-enyl diphosphate reductase, whose protein sequence is MSSAIPLNVGIARSAGSAAAGAGKRVLLAEPRGYCAGVDRAVETVERALDKHGAPIYVRKEIVHNRHVVETLRERGVVFVNETDEVPEGAVVVFSAHGVSPAVREGAETRNLRAIDATCPLVTKVHHEAKRFARDDFDILLIGHEGHEEVEGTAGEAPEHVQLVDGPDAVDAVTVRDENKVIWLSQTTLSVDETMQTVQRLRERFPNLQDPPSDDICYATSNRQTAVKAMAPECDLVIVVGSRNSSNSVRLVEVALNAGARAAHLVDFAREVDPAWLEGVETIGVTSGASVPDILVRGLLDLLAEHGYADVHPVTTANETLVFSLPRELRASRR, encoded by the coding sequence ATGTCCTCGGCAATCCCCTTGAACGTCGGAATCGCCCGGTCGGCCGGGTCGGCCGCGGCCGGTGCGGGCAAGCGCGTGCTGCTCGCCGAGCCGCGCGGCTACTGCGCCGGTGTGGATCGCGCGGTGGAGACCGTGGAGCGCGCGCTCGACAAGCACGGCGCGCCGATCTACGTCCGCAAGGAGATCGTGCACAACCGGCACGTCGTCGAGACGCTGCGGGAGCGCGGCGTGGTGTTCGTGAACGAGACCGACGAGGTGCCCGAGGGCGCGGTCGTGGTGTTCTCCGCGCACGGGGTGTCGCCCGCGGTGCGCGAGGGCGCCGAGACCCGCAATCTGCGTGCGATCGACGCGACCTGCCCGCTGGTCACCAAGGTGCATCACGAGGCCAAGCGGTTCGCCCGCGACGATTTCGACATTCTGCTCATCGGCCACGAGGGCCATGAGGAGGTGGAGGGCACCGCGGGCGAGGCGCCCGAGCACGTGCAGCTGGTCGACGGCCCGGACGCGGTCGACGCCGTGACGGTGCGCGACGAGAACAAGGTCATCTGGTTGTCGCAGACCACGCTGTCGGTGGACGAGACCATGCAGACCGTGCAGCGGCTGCGCGAGCGTTTCCCGAACCTGCAGGACCCGCCGAGCGACGACATCTGCTACGCCACCTCGAACCGTCAGACCGCGGTCAAGGCGATGGCGCCCGAGTGCGATCTGGTGATCGTGGTCGGTTCGCGCAATTCCTCGAATTCGGTGCGGCTGGTCGAGGTCGCGCTGAACGCGGGCGCGCGGGCCGCCCACCTGGTCGACTTCGCCCGCGAGGTGGACCCGGCCTGGCTCGAGGGCGTCGAGACCATCGGCGTCACCTCCGGTGCCTCGGTCCCGGACATCCTCGTCCGCGGCCTGCTGGACCTGCTCGCCGAGCATGGCTACGCCGACGTCCACCCGGTCACCACCGCCAACGAGACCCTGGTCTTCTCCCTTCCCCGGGAACTGCGCGCCTCCCGGCGCTGA
- a CDS encoding phosphotransferase family protein gives MDHGDFGWLEQALGQPVVTAAPAEWGVRHRAELMILADGTRVVTQRYRRRAEAERRARVLRALREPAAAKGIAVPGIRAVDLDADPPWIAFEALPGVPATADAASGPGGPGFPLFARDMGALLADFAELSCPDLELDDVWARPRYLAARADAWAECLVAALTPAQNAALEALLAELPALFDGRPAVLAHGDFAPENVLVAGGVITGLLDFDSARLADPLFDAAWWAWSVSLTGADVLASAWPEFLAGLGVDPAEPALAQRIRALQITRMLEMLADADLPPDMWRTVHDRLTDALGV, from the coding sequence GTGGACCATGGTGATTTCGGTTGGCTCGAGCAGGCATTGGGGCAGCCGGTCGTCACGGCGGCCCCCGCCGAGTGGGGTGTTCGCCATCGCGCCGAGCTGATGATCCTCGCCGACGGCACCCGCGTGGTGACGCAGCGCTATCGGCGGCGCGCCGAGGCCGAGCGGCGGGCGCGCGTCCTGCGCGCCCTGCGAGAACCGGCCGCCGCCAAGGGGATCGCCGTCCCGGGCATCCGCGCGGTCGACCTCGACGCCGATCCGCCGTGGATCGCGTTCGAGGCCCTGCCCGGCGTCCCGGCGACGGCCGACGCGGCCAGCGGTCCGGGTGGTCCGGGCTTTCCGTTGTTCGCGCGCGATATGGGCGCGCTGCTGGCCGACTTCGCCGAACTGTCGTGTCCCGACCTGGAACTCGACGACGTCTGGGCCCGGCCCCGCTACCTGGCCGCCCGCGCCGACGCCTGGGCCGAATGCCTGGTCGCGGCGCTGACACCCGCCCAGAACGCGGCCCTGGAGGCCCTGCTGGCCGAGCTGCCCGCCCTGTTCGACGGCCGCCCGGCGGTGCTGGCCCACGGCGATTTCGCCCCGGAGAACGTGCTGGTCGCGGGCGGCGTCATCACCGGTCTGCTCGACTTCGACTCGGCACGCCTGGCCGACCCGCTCTTCGACGCGGCGTGGTGGGCCTGGTCGGTGAGCCTGACCGGCGCCGACGTGCTGGCGTCGGCCTGGCCGGAATTCCTCGCCGGACTCGGCGTCGACCCCGCCGAACCCGCTCTCGCCCAACGCATTCGCGCCCTCCAGATCACCCGCATGCTGGAAATGCTGGCCGACGCCGACCTGCCCCCCGACATGTGGCGCACCGTGCACGACCGGCTGACCGACGCGCTGGGGGTGTGA
- a CDS encoding exodeoxyribonuclease VII small subunit produces MTDSDQADIATFGYERARDELVNVVKMLEQGGMDLDDSLSLWERGEALAARCEEHLAGARKRVEDALSRRESEQ; encoded by the coding sequence ATGACCGACAGCGACCAGGCCGACATCGCGACCTTCGGCTACGAACGCGCCCGCGACGAGCTGGTCAACGTGGTGAAGATGCTCGAGCAGGGCGGCATGGACCTCGACGATTCGCTGTCGCTCTGGGAACGCGGCGAGGCCCTGGCCGCCCGCTGCGAGGAGCATCTGGCCGGTGCCCGCAAGCGCGTGGAGGACGCGCTGTCGCGCCGCGAGTCCGAGCAGTAG
- a CDS encoding LGFP repeat-containing protein — protein sequence MDMHHFARRTAAITMTIAAGTLVFTGCSKNNNNNSSGSESSSSSASASETSAGTSATNGAAGETKIPTPNGEIVVSGHILSKYTEMGGPAGTLGAPTGATVNGPNGGMCQEFTGGAVCWSDPTGPHVVWGEIRKAWDNDGGVNGKLGYPVSDEKDVAGGKESDFTGGTISWVNQQISVTTK from the coding sequence ATGGACATGCACCACTTCGCTCGACGCACGGCTGCCATCACCATGACCATTGCCGCCGGGACCCTGGTGTTCACCGGTTGCAGCAAGAACAACAACAACAATTCGAGTGGTTCGGAGTCCAGCTCCAGTTCTGCTTCCGCGTCCGAGACGAGCGCGGGGACGTCCGCGACGAACGGCGCGGCGGGGGAGACCAAGATCCCCACCCCGAACGGCGAGATCGTCGTGTCGGGCCACATCCTGTCCAAGTACACCGAAATGGGCGGCCCGGCAGGCACGCTCGGCGCCCCCACCGGCGCGACGGTCAACGGCCCCAACGGCGGCATGTGCCAGGAGTTCACCGGCGGCGCCGTCTGCTGGAGCGACCCCACCGGCCCGCACGTGGTGTGGGGCGAGATCCGCAAGGCGTGGGACAACGACGGCGGCGTCAACGGCAAGCTCGGCTATCCGGTCAGCGACGAGAAGGACGTCGCGGGCGGCAAGGAGAGCGATTTCACCGGCGGCACCATCAGCTGGGTCAACCAGCAGATCTCGGTGACCACGAAGTAG
- a CDS encoding DUF4245 domain-containing protein: MPNQKPRILNDYRDLFWSLIPLVLICVVFAGIASQCSFSAHGPTPGKIPAFDVTAALRDDARTLPFPIRQPSLPDGWKPNSGSRDTITGTGGGAVSTVGYLSPQGTYMQLTQSNATVDALANHVEGVRAPAGTQRVGDRVWSVFHVNGTEPAWITDFGTVRVLIKGAGDQSIYTTLAGAVGAAKPLEAAP, translated from the coding sequence GTGCCGAACCAGAAACCCCGCATCCTGAACGACTATCGGGACCTGTTCTGGTCGCTCATTCCGCTGGTGCTGATCTGCGTGGTGTTCGCGGGGATCGCGAGCCAGTGCAGCTTCTCGGCCCACGGGCCGACGCCCGGCAAGATCCCGGCCTTCGATGTCACCGCGGCGCTGCGGGACGACGCCCGCACGCTGCCGTTCCCGATCCGCCAGCCGAGCCTGCCGGACGGCTGGAAACCCAACTCCGGCAGCCGGGATACGATCACCGGCACCGGCGGGGGCGCGGTGAGCACGGTCGGCTACCTCAGCCCGCAGGGCACCTACATGCAGCTGACCCAGTCCAATGCCACCGTGGACGCGCTGGCCAATCACGTGGAGGGCGTCCGCGCGCCCGCGGGCACCCAGCGCGTCGGCGACCGAGTCTGGTCGGTCTTTCATGTCAATGGCACTGAACCGGCCTGGATCACCGACTTCGGCACCGTTCGCGTCCTGATCAAGGGCGCGGGCGACCAGTCGATCTATACAACCCTGGCCGGTGCCGTGGGTGCCGCGAAGCCGCTCGAGGCCGCACCGTAG
- a CDS encoding acyl-ACP desaturase encodes MQTLLTDRELLESLAAEVEVNLRRHIDAADAWQPHDYVPWDDGRNFGFLGGIDWEPGQSELGEVAKLALTVSVLIADNLPSYHRELGKHLRTGPWWRWVGRWTAEENRHEIMIRNYLMVTRAVDPVDLERMRMAHMTAGFRRPALHLIDVLAACAFEETAAAVRHRNTAALGENPIVTALSHRIAADDELQSVFFANLVAAALDLAPDQAVRAIADRVADFTVPEVTLIDGRSSTQVLAAAGIYDPAREGELVFAPLLERWNVFSRTDFGEAGESARAELAHLRR; translated from the coding sequence GTGCAAACTCTCTTGACCGACCGCGAGTTGCTGGAATCGCTCGCGGCGGAGGTGGAAGTAAATCTGCGACGCCACATCGACGCGGCCGATGCGTGGCAGCCGCACGACTACGTGCCGTGGGACGACGGCCGCAACTTCGGCTTTCTGGGCGGAATCGATTGGGAGCCGGGGCAATCGGAGCTCGGTGAGGTCGCGAAGCTGGCGCTCACGGTGAGCGTGCTGATCGCCGACAATCTGCCCTCCTACCACCGCGAGCTGGGCAAGCATCTGCGCACCGGGCCGTGGTGGCGCTGGGTGGGCCGCTGGACCGCCGAAGAGAACCGGCACGAGATCATGATCCGCAACTACCTGATGGTGACCCGCGCGGTCGACCCGGTGGACCTGGAGCGGATGCGGATGGCGCACATGACCGCCGGATTCCGGCGTCCCGCATTGCATTTGATCGATGTGCTGGCGGCCTGCGCCTTCGAGGAGACCGCGGCCGCGGTGCGGCACCGCAATACCGCCGCCCTCGGCGAGAACCCGATCGTGACCGCGCTGTCCCACCGGATCGCCGCCGACGACGAGTTGCAGTCGGTGTTCTTCGCGAATCTGGTGGCCGCGGCCCTGGATCTGGCCCCGGATCAGGCCGTGCGCGCCATCGCCGACCGGGTCGCGGACTTCACCGTCCCGGAGGTGACGCTGATCGACGGCCGCAGCAGCACGCAGGTGCTGGCCGCGGCGGGCATCTACGACCCGGCGCGCGAGGGCGAGCTGGTCTTCGCTCCGCTGCTGGAGCGCTGGAATGTGTTCTCCCGCACCGACTTCGGTGAGGCGGGGGAGTCGGCGCGCGCGGAACTGGCGCACCTGCGTCGCTGA
- a CDS encoding class II fumarate hydratase → MGEEMEYRVEHDTMGEVRVPVDALWRAQTQRAVENFPISGRGLERAQIRALGLLKAACAAVNKELGLLDAVKADAIVAAATEIAEGRHDGQFPIDVFQTGSGTSSNMNANEVIASLAAARGVTVHPNDDVNMSQSSNDTFPTATHLAATEAVVTDLVPALEHLRIRLLDKATEWRTVVKSGRTHLMDAVPVTLGQEFGGYTRQVASGIERLLATLPRLGELPIGGTAVGTGLNAPAGFGAKVVAELRKSTGLDELSEARDHFEAQAARDGLVEVSGALRTVAISLTKIANDIRWMGSGPLTGLGEIQLPDLQPGSSIMPGKVNPVLPEAVTQVAAQVIGNDAAVAWGGGNGAFELNVYIPMMARNVLESIRLLANVSRLFADRCIEGLTADEQRLRRLAESSPSIVTPLNSLIGYEEAAAVAKQALKEHKTIRQTVIDRGLIGEKLTLTELDRRLDVLSMAKVDNEK, encoded by the coding sequence ATGGGCGAAGAGATGGAGTATCGAGTCGAGCACGACACCATGGGGGAAGTTCGGGTTCCGGTGGATGCGTTGTGGCGGGCGCAGACGCAGCGGGCGGTGGAGAACTTTCCGATCAGCGGGCGCGGGCTCGAGCGGGCACAGATTCGGGCGCTGGGGCTGCTGAAGGCCGCGTGCGCGGCGGTGAACAAGGAGCTGGGGCTGCTCGACGCCGTCAAGGCGGATGCCATCGTGGCGGCGGCGACCGAGATCGCCGAGGGGCGCCACGACGGGCAGTTCCCGATCGATGTCTTCCAGACCGGGTCCGGCACCAGCTCCAATATGAACGCCAACGAGGTCATCGCGAGCCTGGCCGCGGCCCGCGGCGTCACCGTGCACCCCAACGACGACGTCAACATGTCCCAGTCGTCCAACGACACCTTCCCGACCGCCACCCATCTGGCCGCCACCGAGGCCGTGGTCACAGACCTCGTTCCGGCCCTGGAGCATCTGCGAATCCGCTTGCTGGACAAGGCGACCGAGTGGCGCACGGTGGTCAAGTCCGGCCGCACCCACCTCATGGACGCGGTGCCGGTGACGCTGGGCCAGGAGTTCGGCGGCTACACCCGCCAGGTCGCGTCGGGTATCGAGCGGCTGCTCGCGACGCTGCCGCGGCTGGGCGAGCTGCCCATCGGCGGCACCGCGGTCGGCACCGGACTCAACGCCCCCGCCGGATTCGGCGCGAAAGTCGTTGCCGAACTGCGTAAGTCGACCGGCCTCGACGAATTGTCCGAGGCCCGTGATCATTTCGAGGCGCAGGCCGCCCGCGACGGCCTGGTCGAGGTGTCCGGCGCGCTGCGCACGGTCGCCATCTCATTGACCAAGATTGCCAACGACATTCGCTGGATGGGCTCCGGCCCGCTGACCGGCCTGGGCGAGATCCAGCTGCCGGACCTGCAGCCCGGCTCGTCGATCATGCCCGGCAAGGTGAATCCGGTACTGCCGGAGGCAGTCACCCAGGTGGCCGCGCAGGTGATCGGCAACGACGCCGCCGTCGCGTGGGGCGGCGGCAACGGCGCCTTCGAGCTGAACGTCTACATCCCGATGATGGCGCGCAACGTGCTGGAGTCGATTCGCCTGCTGGCCAACGTCTCTCGGCTCTTCGCCGACCGGTGTATCGAGGGCCTGACCGCCGATGAGCAGCGGCTGCGCCGGTTGGCGGAGTCCTCGCCGTCCATCGTCACGCCGCTGAACTCGCTGATCGGTTACGAGGAGGCGGCCGCGGTGGCCAAGCAGGCGCTGAAGGAGCACAAGACGATTCGCCAGACGGTGATCGATCGCGGCCTCATCGGCGAGAAACTCACCCTCACCGAGCTCGATCGCCGACTCGACGTGCTGTCGATGGCGAAGGTGGACAACGAGAAATAA
- a CDS encoding lipid droplet-associated protein, whose amino-acid sequence MFRPPFFARVAAGAAVYALEETRRLPTVAMNLPITAISRLLQTTMHTQQFVTSLALKGDAVFDRLANRPVEQPEWATFDEDTEPEQIPGSAFGPAHLSAFDSYAAEPEPEPAAEPAAFESAVAAKASSNGHAADTGVVEPEVAARYDYSTMTLAQLRARLRMLSVEDLTTLLDYERRTFDRAPFVTMLTNRIATVRAK is encoded by the coding sequence ATGTTTCGACCGCCGTTTTTCGCCCGAGTCGCCGCCGGAGCAGCCGTCTACGCTCTCGAGGAAACCCGTCGGCTACCCACTGTGGCAATGAATTTGCCCATTACCGCCATCAGCCGGCTGCTGCAGACCACCATGCATACGCAGCAGTTCGTGACCAGCCTCGCGCTCAAGGGTGACGCCGTATTCGACCGTTTGGCGAATCGCCCTGTCGAACAGCCGGAGTGGGCCACGTTCGACGAAGATACCGAGCCCGAGCAAATCCCCGGCAGCGCTTTCGGACCCGCGCATCTCAGCGCATTCGACAGCTATGCCGCCGAGCCCGAACCCGAGCCCGCCGCGGAACCGGCCGCGTTCGAATCCGCCGTCGCCGCAAAGGCTTCCAGCAACGGTCACGCCGCCGATACCGGCGTCGTCGAACCCGAGGTCGCGGCCCGGTACGACTACTCGACCATGACGCTGGCGCAATTGCGCGCGCGCCTGCGCATGCTCAGTGTCGAAGATCTCACCACGCTGCTCGATTACGAACGCCGGACCTTCGACCGGGCGCCGTTCGTCACCATGCTGACGAATCGGATCGCCACCGTGCGGGCGAAGTGA